AGGAATTATTAAGAATGGTTTTGCTAAGATTAAGCAAGAAGGTGCTAAAAAAGATAAAATTCAATACACTTTTATAGCAATTGGTGGATTAATATTATTAAATATCATAGTATATATGTGTAAAACGACCTTTGATTTTTCATTATTGTTAATTATGATAAGCATTATATTAATTAGTGGTATAAGTTTTTTGAAGGTAAATGTTAAATATAGTATTGAAGTTGCTAAATGTTTAGAAGAATTTAGAATATCAATGAAAAAAGCTACTGATTTTATGAGTAGATATGAAAATATATTGAATGCTATAGCCTATATTTATATATTAGTTATAACAATTGATATTTTTACTACAGGTATTTCATTTTTATCTTTTATATCTAATATAGCTAGTTATATATTCTGGATTGCTATATGGAGAGCTTTCGCTGCAAATAATACTAATTTAGTTGTTAATGGGTTGAGTTTGATAATAATAAATAAAATTGTTCATAGCATATATCTTTTACAAGATACTTTCCCAATGTATTCATCAAGCATCTCTGTAAAGATATTTATTTACAGCACTGTTTTATTATATTACTATGTAAACATTGCTAAAAAAGAAAAAAATGAAATTGCACAAGAAAACAAGAATGTATAAGATAGAAAATCTGTTGATAATCAACAATAGGATATACAAGGGGGAAACTTCATGGCTACGTGGATTACTCATTTGCGAGTGGCTGAAAAACTTTTAAAAGAGTTTGATTTTAATAAAAAAGAATTTCTAATTGGTAATATTGCACCAGATTCAGGTGTGCCTAATGAGGATTATACTGAATTTGATCCACCTACAGCAATAACACATTTTAGAAATGGTGGACAAATCAAAGCAGAAGAATTTTATGAAAAATATGTATGTAGAACAAATATTAGTAAAAAAGAGTTGGATTTTTGCATAGGGTATTATGTGCATTTGTTGACAGATAAATTGTGGTCGAAGTTACATAATCAAAAAAAGAAACAAATTATAGAATATGAGGAGCAGTTAAATAATGATCCAAAATTCATATGGAAAGTAAAAGAAGATTGGTATGGACTAGATTTTATTTATCTAAAAGAACATGATGGTAATGTATTTGACGAGTTTATGAAATTGAGTTTGGAAAAAGAATATCTAGATTATTTTCCAAAAGGAGCGATTAATAAAAAAGTAAAATATATACAGGATTATTATTCAATGAATGACGAGGCTGATATTTACACGGGTAAATATTTAAAAAAAGAAGAAATGAATAGATTTGTTGATGATACAAGTGTTGAAATAAGAAATACATTAAATAAAAATCTATAAATGTGTTAAAGCAAAGTATTTAACTAAAATAAAATATATAAAGTTATTTTGGATAAAACTCATTTACACTAGTATAAGTGAGTTTTATTATTCAAAATCATATGGATAATTTAGGTCATAAATTAATATATGAATTTGAAAAAACAATTATAAATATTCTTTATCTTGATGTATATATATGTTTTGTGAGATAATTGTTATTATAGACTAATAAAAGGAGTGGATGTTTATATGCTAAATATCAAAAAATCATTGGAGTTTGTAGTTAGGCGACTTAATAAATAAGTGCGTTTAACTTAATCAAAGAAGAATAAGTTTGCCGTTCTTTATTTGTTAAGTCAATATTTAATTCTAAAACATATTTATAGGAGGAATTAAATTTGAATTATAAGAATGGTAAAGATATTTTGCCAAATGAGTTGCTAATGGAACTTCAAAGATATATACAAGGTGAAATAATTTATATACCAAAACAAAAAAATAAACATGCGGCTTGGGGTGAAAATAATGGCACTCGTAAAGCTTTAAAAGTAAGGAATAAAGAAATATATAAGTTATATAAATCTGGACAAAGAATTAATGAAATTATGAAGATGTATAATTTATCTGAAGCTAGTATAAGAAAGATAATAGTTAATGAAAAATAAAGAGAGGTATTTTATGAGTATATTACTGGGTTAATAGTAGAGCTAAAATTGATAAATTTCTAAAAAAGGTAGACTAATAATACCTTTATTTGTTGAACAGAGAATCCCAATCTATGATTTGGCGTAAATCACTTACTCATGAGTAAAGAATAGAAATCTGTGATTTCTTGTGAATTCACTTACTACTAGTAGCAAAGGTGAGTGGGAGTTCAATATGAAATTTATCTAGCTTAAACTATTAATATATGCTCATATTATGCCTTTTATTATGCGTATAAGTAGATGTCGTAGCTATCGATAATTAATATTAATATATTAAGAGTAATTTAATAGTTTTTGCTATTAGCTCTACATATTATTTTAAAGAATATAAAAAATAATATGTAAAGGAGTAAATGAATTGAATACAAATACATTTGAAAAATTAGAATATAATGAATTATTAGAAAGATTAAAAGAATATTGTGTAAGTGGTTTAGGTAAAACACTAGTTGATAAATTAAAACCATTTACAAGCTTAGAAGCTGTAAAAAAACGACTAAGAGAAACAACAGAAGCTAAAAAAATCTTATTTAGTGTAAATCATGTACCATTTGATGGGATAAATGATATAAATGCTGTAATAAGTAAACTCAGCAAGTTTGAATTATTAACATCACAAGAGTTAATGATGATATCAGATTTTTTGAGAGGATGTAGAAGATTAAAAAAATTCATGTCAGATCAAGAGTTCTATGCTCCAATTTTAAGTGAATATTCATGGTCATTAACAGAATATAGAGACATAGAAGATGAAATTAATAGTATGATCAAAAACAGTAAAATTGCTTCTGATGCTACAAAAGAACTGTCTAGGATTAGAAGAAAAATTGATATTCTTGAAGATAAAATAAAAAGAAAATTAGATGATTTTATCACGTCCTCAAAGAATAAAAGTTATATGCAAGAGTTTTTTGTTAGTAAAAGAGGAGATAAATATGTAGTACCTATAATAGCATCTTATAAGAATAAGGTAGAAGGTAATATTATAGATTATTCTACAAAAGGTACAACTGTCTATATAGAGCCAAAAATAATTGCTAAATTAAATCATGAATTAGCTGATTTAAGGTTAAGTGAGCAGCAAGAAGAATATCAAATATTAGCGTATTTAACAGGATTAGTCCAGGAAAATGCAAAAGGTATATGTATAAATGCAGAATTAATAGCCCAATATGACTTGATATTTGCTAAAGCTAAATACAGCGAAAAAATTAATGGGATAGAACCCAAAATAAATGCAAATGGATATATAAATATAATAGAAGGAGAACATTTTCTATTAGGTGAAAAATGCGTTCCTTTAAATATACATGTAGGAAAAAACTACAGAACTTTAGTAATTACAGGACCTAATGCAGGCGGGAAGACTGTTGCTTTAAAAACTGTAGGTATATTAACTTTGGCAGTGCAGATGGGTCTCCATGTAAAAGCCCAAAAAGGTACTGAATTATCGATATTTAAGAATATCTTTGTGGACATAGGAGATAATCAGAGCATAAAAAATGCCCTTAGTACATTTTCATCTCACATGAAAAACATAGCAGACATAATAAATAAAGCAGATAAAAATACATTAATACTTTTTGATGAGCTAGGTGTTGGGACTGAACCTAATGAAGGAGCTAATTTAGCAATTGCAATTTTAGAAGAATTATATTACATGGGCTGTATAACTGTAGTTACAACGCATTATGCAGATATAAAAGAATATGCAACTAAACATTTTGATTTTGAAAATGCACATATGAAATTTGATACTGAGACTTTACAGCCACTTTATGAACTAATAATAGGAAAAGGCGGAGAAAGCAATGCTTTGTGGATTTCGAGAAAAATGGGACTAAAAGAAACAGTTATAAAAAGAGCACAAAAATATATATCAACCAAAGAATACAATTTTAAACCGATAAAACAAAATAAGCTTATAGTTGATGAAAATTTACAGGAAGATAGTAAAGAAGAGATTGAATTGAGAATTGGAGACAGAGTCAAGATTTTAGGTACTGATGAAAGGGCAATTGTATTCAAAGAAGTAGATAAATATAATAATATAGAAATAATGGTTGGTAGTGAATTTAGAGAAATAAATATTAAAAGAGTGACATTAGAAGTCAAACGTGAAAATTTGTATCCTGAAGGTTATGATTTAAATAGTTTATTTGTTAAATACAAAGACAGAAAATTGGAAAAAGATATAAAACGAGGCTCTAAAAAGGCATTGAAAAATATACAAAAAGAACTTAAAAAGAAAAAAATTACAACATGAATTAAAGAATAAAAGATAATATAAACCCTTTTGGTTAAGCAAAAGGGTTTATATTCTATAGGTAATTAAAAACTACTTATAAAATTGATAGTAAATTATTTAACGCATTAAAATTAATTCTACAAAAAACTTAATAAGTACCTTTTTATGTATAAATTTAGTATAATATAATAAAAACAAAAATGGGGGATAAAGGATGTTAAGAGAAAAGCTTAAAAAAATATTAAACAACGATAAATTGCCACAAAATATCAACAATTATGATTTTGCTCTAGAATTAATGGATAATATAGGATCTACAGATCCAGAATTAAGAGATGATTTAGTACTTACGGTTTTATGGAAAATGATTTTAAATTATGATTCATTAAAAACGAATGAATTAAAAGCATTATTAGATGTTTGCATAAGTGAAAATCACTTGTACAAAAACATAGGACAAGCTGGAGATGATGTATTTAATAGAACATTTACAATGTTAATGATAGCAGTTATAATATGTTATGATAATGAAAAAAAAGAAATATTATCTCAAGAAGAGTTTAATTATATATTCGATTCTACCATAAAATATGCAAAAAACGAAAAAGATGTAAGAGGATATATCGATAAAAAAGGATGGGCACATTCAACAGCTCATACAGCTGATGCATTTGTTGAATTAGTACTATCAAGATATATAACAAAAGAGATGGCATTAGAAATTTTAACAATAATAAAAGATAAAATTTGCATTGACAACTATACATACATAAATGAAGAAGATGAAAGACTAATTATAGCGGTAATAACTATAGTAGAAAAAAATTTAGTTGATGAAAAGGATATAATTAATTGGATAAAATCTTTTAAAGATATCAATATACCTGATAAATATCCTGAAAAAGGTCATCTACTTGTAAATAGAAAGAATTTTTTAAGAAGTTTATATTTTAGAATGGTAAAAAAACAAATGAATGAGAAATACATAAATATAGTATTTAGTATTATTAATGAAACGGATAGTTATGCTAATTAAAGTTAATTAAATTTCATACCTCCTTGCAAGTTTGAATATATTTTATAAATACATGCAAGGAGGTATGTTAAACATGAAAAATGATTTAATAGATAATATAACAGACTATATAAAAAAAGAAATTGACAAGCCATTGGATGATTATAACTTAAATACAAGGCTTTGGTCTAAAGGTTATAAGAGAGCACTGTTTGATATTCTAAGAAAAATAGAGGATAATAAAAGAAGAAATTTAAAATAAGTTTTGTGAATTATTACATACTAACCATTAATTAGTGTTATTTAAAATAATAAGGTACAAGTGAAAGGAGAATAGTAATGACAAATATTAAATTAGATGATTTAGTAAAATACAAGTTTTTATCTAAGGTTAAATTTTCTCCAAATGGAGAATATGCATGTTTTGTAGTTCATGACAGCAATTTAGAAAACAATAACTACCAATCATATTTATGGCTATATAAAATTAAGGACAAAAAGTATTATCAATTGACTACATTTGGTAAAGAATCAGACTTTATTTGGTCTTTTGATAGCAACCAAATAATATTTTCTAGTTTAAGAGATAAAGATGATGAAAAAAAACAAGAAGAAGGAGAAAATTTCACTCAGTTCTATACAATAAATATACATGGTGGAGAAGCTAAAAAAGCATTTAGTATACCTAAAAATGTAGATGAAATAGCTTTAATAGATGAAGAATCTTATATATTTTCTTCTTCAATGAACGTAAACCAAAAAGAGTTATATCATCTTGATGAAGAAAGTAAGAAAAAAGAATTGAAACAAAGAAAAGAAGACAAGGATTATGAAATATTAGATGAAATACCGTATTGGGGTAACGGTTTAGGTTATACAAATAAAATCAGAACAGGATTATATTTGTATAATGTAAACACTAAAAGAATTCAGCAGTTATCAGATAAATATATGAATGTAGAATATTTTGAATTAAATAAAGATAAAGATAAAGTTATTTTTATAGCAGAAGAATTTAAAGATAAAATGAGATTTATAAACAAAATATATTTGTACGATATAAATAGTTCAAAATTAGAAGAAATACCAGCACATGATGATTTTAGTTATAATTATGTAGGATTTTTCAATAAAAATGAATTAATATGTAATGGTTCTGATATGAAAGCATATGGCTTAAATGAGAACGGTAAATTTTATTTAATAGATATTAATACTAATAAAGCAGATTGTATAACACCTGATTTTGATTATAGCTTATGGAATTCAGTTAATTCAGATTGCCGTTTTGGAAATAGTGTTGAGTTAAAGGTTATTAATGAAGAATTATACTTTATCGTCACAAAACGAGATAGCTCATATTTAAATAAGCTTGATAGAAATGGAAATATAACTACATTAACTAAACTTAACGGAAGTATAGATAATTATGATGTATATAACGACAAAATACTATTTATTGGATTGAGAGGTTTGAAGCTACAAGAGTTATATGAATTAAATGGCGATGATGAAAAGCCAATTACGAACTTTAATGGATGGGTTCAATCAGAAAAAACAGTAGCATCAATAGAAAAATTAGTTGTAGAAACAGATGAAGGTGTATTAATAGATGGTTGGGTTATGAAGCCGGTTGATTTCAAAGTTGACAAAAAATATCCCGCTATATTAGATATACATGGTGGTCCCAAAACAGCTTATGGAGAAGTATTTGTACATGAAATGCAGTACTGGGCTAATAGTGGATATTTTGTATTCTTCTGCAATCCTAGAGGCAGTGATGGTAGAGGTAATGAGTTTGCCGATATAAGAGGAAAATATGGTACTATAGATTATGATGATTTAAGTAAATTTACTGATGCAGTTTTAGAAAAATATCCTCAGATTGACAAGGATAGAGTTGGTGTGACAGGTGGGTCTTATGGTGGTTTTATGACTAATTGGATTATTGGACATACAGATAGATTTAAAGCTGCTGCTTCACAAAGAAGTATTTCGAATTGGATATCATTCTTTAACACAAGTGATATTGGATATTTGTTTGGATATGATCAATGCTTAGATGAACCTTGGAACAATTACGAAAAACTATGGCAGCATTCTCCACTTAAATATGCTAATAATGTAAAAACTCCTACATTATTTATACATTCAGAGGAGGACTATAGATGTTGGTTAGCAGAAGGTATGCAAATGTATACTGCAGTAAAATATCACGGTGTTGATACTCGTATGTGTATTTTTAGAGGAGAAAACCATGAGCTTAGTAGAAGTGGAAAACCTAAGCATAGAATTAAGAGATTACAAGAAATAACAGATTGGTTTGATGAATATTTGAAATGATACTAAAAAGGGACTAACCATAAATAAATATTGGTTAGTCCTTTAATCTACTCATTATTTATTGAATAAAGTCGTATTTTCGCTACGTAAAGTTCTAATCACATTTTTAACATGTTCTTTCATTCCAGCTTCACCTTTTCTTAAATAGCTTCTTGGATCGTATACTTTCTTATTGCCTACTTCACTATCAACTTTTAAAATTCCATCATAGTTTTTAAAGAAATGATCAGCAATAGGTCTAGAGAAAGCGTATTGTAGATCAGTATCAACGTTCATTTTTATAACGCCATATTCAAGAGTTTCATGTATATCTTCAATTGTTGATCCAGAACCACCGTGGAAAACTAAATCTAGTTGTGAACCTTCACCAAATTCAGATACAATAGCCTCTTGGCCATCCTTTAGAATACTTGGCTTTAATTTTACATTTCCAGGTTTATAAACACCGTGAACATTACCAAAAGTAGCTGCAAGTAAGAATCTGCTATCTGGAACTGAACTTAATTCACGTGCAACTGATAACATGTCTTCTGGAGTTGTATACAGTTTTTCAGCAGGAGCATCTTCATTATTAACACCATCTTCTTCGCCACCAACAACACCAGCTTCAATTTCTAATATTATTTCATTTTTAGCACAACGCTCTAGTAACTCTTTAGATAATTTAAGATTTTCATCTAATGGTAACTCTCCACCATCAAACATGTGAGAGTTAAATAAATTAGGTAAACCTTTAGCTCTTCTTTTTTCTGTTTCTTCAAGTAATGGTATAAGAAAGTCATCGAGTTTGTTTTTTGGACAATGATCTGTATGTAATGCGACATAAATGTCATATTTCTCAGCTAATAGATGAATATGTTGAGCCAAGCTTATTGCTCCTAAAGCCATATCTTCTTTTCCAAGTCCAGATGCAAACTGAGCACCACCTGTTGATACTTGTATAATACCATCTGTTTTCATTTCTGCAAAAGCTTTTAATACTGCATTTGCAGTAGTAAGAGATGTTACATTAGCTGCAACGTAAGCAAATTTATTTTTTCTAGCATTGTCAAGCATATCGCAATATTGTTGATAATTAACTACTGGCATATTATCTCTCCTTCAATATATATTTGTCAAGGGACAAAATAAGTCCCAAATGTACAACAAATGTCCCAAATAAATTATATCATAAATATCAAAATATTTGAATAT
The genomic region above belongs to Abyssisolibacter fermentans and contains:
- a CDS encoding DUF2785 domain-containing protein produces the protein MLREKLKKILNNDKLPQNINNYDFALELMDNIGSTDPELRDDLVLTVLWKMILNYDSLKTNELKALLDVCISENHLYKNIGQAGDDVFNRTFTMLMIAVIICYDNEKKEILSQEEFNYIFDSTIKYAKNEKDVRGYIDKKGWAHSTAHTADAFVELVLSRYITKEMALEILTIIKDKICIDNYTYINEEDERLIIAVITIVEKNLVDEKDIINWIKSFKDINIPDKYPEKGHLLVNRKNFLRSLYFRMVKKQMNEKYINIVFSIINETDSYAN
- a CDS encoding CD3324 family protein; its protein translation is MNYKNGKDILPNELLMELQRYIQGEIIYIPKQKNKHAAWGENNGTRKALKVRNKEIYKLYKSGQRINEIMKMYNLSEASIRKIIVNEK
- a CDS encoding endonuclease MutS2 gives rise to the protein MNTNTFEKLEYNELLERLKEYCVSGLGKTLVDKLKPFTSLEAVKKRLRETTEAKKILFSVNHVPFDGINDINAVISKLSKFELLTSQELMMISDFLRGCRRLKKFMSDQEFYAPILSEYSWSLTEYRDIEDEINSMIKNSKIASDATKELSRIRRKIDILEDKIKRKLDDFITSSKNKSYMQEFFVSKRGDKYVVPIIASYKNKVEGNIIDYSTKGTTVYIEPKIIAKLNHELADLRLSEQQEEYQILAYLTGLVQENAKGICINAELIAQYDLIFAKAKYSEKINGIEPKINANGYINIIEGEHFLLGEKCVPLNIHVGKNYRTLVITGPNAGGKTVALKTVGILTLAVQMGLHVKAQKGTELSIFKNIFVDIGDNQSIKNALSTFSSHMKNIADIINKADKNTLILFDELGVGTEPNEGANLAIAILEELYYMGCITVVTTHYADIKEYATKHFDFENAHMKFDTETLQPLYELIIGKGGESNALWISRKMGLKETVIKRAQKYISTKEYNFKPIKQNKLIVDENLQEDSKEEIELRIGDRVKILGTDERAIVFKEVDKYNNIEIMVGSEFREINIKRVTLEVKRENLYPEGYDLNSLFVKYKDRKLEKDIKRGSKKALKNIQKELKKKKITT
- a CDS encoding zinc dependent phospholipase C family protein, with translation MATWITHLRVAEKLLKEFDFNKKEFLIGNIAPDSGVPNEDYTEFDPPTAITHFRNGGQIKAEEFYEKYVCRTNISKKELDFCIGYYVHLLTDKLWSKLHNQKKKQIIEYEEQLNNDPKFIWKVKEDWYGLDFIYLKEHDGNVFDEFMKLSLEKEYLDYFPKGAINKKVKYIQDYYSMNDEADIYTGKYLKKEEMNRFVDDTSVEIRNTLNKNL
- a CDS encoding alpha/beta hydrolase family protein, which translates into the protein MTNIKLDDLVKYKFLSKVKFSPNGEYACFVVHDSNLENNNYQSYLWLYKIKDKKYYQLTTFGKESDFIWSFDSNQIIFSSLRDKDDEKKQEEGENFTQFYTINIHGGEAKKAFSIPKNVDEIALIDEESYIFSSSMNVNQKELYHLDEESKKKELKQRKEDKDYEILDEIPYWGNGLGYTNKIRTGLYLYNVNTKRIQQLSDKYMNVEYFELNKDKDKVIFIAEEFKDKMRFINKIYLYDINSSKLEEIPAHDDFSYNYVGFFNKNELICNGSDMKAYGLNENGKFYLIDINTNKADCITPDFDYSLWNSVNSDCRFGNSVELKVINEELYFIVTKRDSSYLNKLDRNGNITTLTKLNGSIDNYDVYNDKILFIGLRGLKLQELYELNGDDEKPITNFNGWVQSEKTVASIEKLVVETDEGVLIDGWVMKPVDFKVDKKYPAILDIHGGPKTAYGEVFVHEMQYWANSGYFVFFCNPRGSDGRGNEFADIRGKYGTIDYDDLSKFTDAVLEKYPQIDKDRVGVTGGSYGGFMTNWIIGHTDRFKAAASQRSISNWISFFNTSDIGYLFGYDQCLDEPWNNYEKLWQHSPLKYANNVKTPTLFIHSEEDYRCWLAEGMQMYTAVKYHGVDTRMCIFRGENHELSRSGKPKHRIKRLQEITDWFDEYLK
- the fbaA gene encoding class II fructose-bisphosphate aldolase, with protein sequence MPVVNYQQYCDMLDNARKNKFAYVAANVTSLTTANAVLKAFAEMKTDGIIQVSTGGAQFASGLGKEDMALGAISLAQHIHLLAEKYDIYVALHTDHCPKNKLDDFLIPLLEETEKRRAKGLPNLFNSHMFDGGELPLDENLKLSKELLERCAKNEIILEIEAGVVGGEEDGVNNEDAPAEKLYTTPEDMLSVARELSSVPDSRFLLAATFGNVHGVYKPGNVKLKPSILKDGQEAIVSEFGEGSQLDLVFHGGSGSTIEDIHETLEYGVIKMNVDTDLQYAFSRPIADHFFKNYDGILKVDSEVGNKKVYDPRSYLRKGEAGMKEHVKNVIRTLRSENTTLFNK